In the genome of Kiloniellales bacterium, the window GGCCGGGTAGCAGCCCCGAAGGCCCAGCGGCCAGGCGCCCCGGGGCGCCTCGGCGAGCGCCGAGACATAGAGCGCCGGGATGGTGCCGGCCGCCCGCGTGTCGTCGGCGAGGAGGTCCTCGTCGGTGATCTCCTCGACCGTCACCAGCGTCAGCCGCGACGCGTGCGCCATGGTCATCAGCTCGCGCCGGACGCCGATCCAGACGTTGCCTTCCCGGTCCGCCAGCGGCGCGTGAAACAGCGCGACGTCCGGCTTTATCGCCGGCAGGGCCAGGATCGGATCGTCCGATTCGAAGGGGTTCTCGATCACGTGCCAGTCCGGCCGATGGGTCAGCAGGTCGGAGCCCAGGATGCCGCGCAGCGGCAGGAACGGCAGGCCCTTCTCAGCCGCCTGCAGCGCCGCGTGAATCGCCGGGCAGGTGGAATCGCGGATCTCGATACGCCCCGTCTTGACGGCCTCCGTGAAGCGCGGCGCCGGGCCGTGCTCGCCCAAGGTCACCGCGGCCGCCTCAACGGCGGCGACGCAGCCGGCGCCG includes:
- a CDS encoding CoA-transferase, with product GSRKDAPMTDFAASADEIAALVPDDCLLALPPDYSGCAMAAVRALIRRGARDLSLLAVPQMGFQADLLIGAGCVAAVEAAAVTLGEHGPAPRFTEAVKTGRIEIRDSTCPAIHAALQAAEKGLPFLPLRGILGSDLLTHRPDWHVIENPFESDDPILALPAIKPDVALFHAPLADREGNVWIGVRRELMTMAHASRLTLVTVEEITDEDLLADDTRAAGTIPALYVSALAEAPRGAWPLGLRGCYPADADELRRYAEAARSEAGFARYLAQSAGPRAAAE